A genome region from Hevea brasiliensis isolate MT/VB/25A 57/8 chromosome 9, ASM3005281v1, whole genome shotgun sequence includes the following:
- the LOC110661154 gene encoding 2-hydroxyacyl-CoA lyase-like has product MEVETLVSYQLPVVVIVFNNGGVYGGDRRSPEEKTGPFKGDPAPTSFVPGAAYHILIEAFGGKGYLVETPDELKPALAESFSARKPTVINVTIDPYAGAASGRLQHKS; this is encoded by the exons ATGGAAGTTGAG ACGTTGGTTAGCTACCAGTTACCTGTGGTTGTGATAGTTTTTAATAATGGTGGTGTATACGGCGGTGATCGGAGGAGCCCTGAAGAAAAAACAGGGCCATTCAAAGGTGATCCAGCACCCACTTCTTTTGTCCCTGGCGCTGCTTATCATATTCTTATCGAAGCTTTTGGGGGCAAAGGTTATCTAGTTGAGACACCTGATGAACTTAAGCCTGCCCTTGCTGAATCTTTTTCTGCAAGAAAGCCAACTGTGATAAATGTTACTATCGATCCTTATGCTGGTGCAGCAAGTGGGAGGCTGCAGCATAAGAGCTAA
- the LOC131182831 gene encoding 2-hydroxyacyl-CoA lyase-like: MEGRDRKKKRMQRSNGGLDGGCDGEDEGYDEEEGCVGAMSRGRRGYGFTGCGLGVWGLVGWAMGLGLVSGLGLWESKPIAKGNQVLNSEIEGAAELLRKAERPLIVFGKGVAHARAENELRKLVETTGIPFLPTPMGKGLLPDTHELAPSAARLNWLLHFGEPPKWSKDVKFILEDICKGEIELRKPHLGLVGDAKKVLELINKEIKDDPFCLAKNHPWVEAISKKAKENTPMRIIRDAILGVRSPAPILVAEGPNTMDVGRAVLIQTEPRTRLDAGTWGTMRVGLGWVIALQLQ, encoded by the exons ATGGAGGGGCGTGATCGGAAAAAGAAGAGAATGCAGAGAAGTAATGGTGGTTTAGATGGGGGCTGTGACGGTGAAGATGAAGGTTACGACGAAGAGGAGGGCTGTGTCGGGGCGATGTCGAGAGGAAGAAGGGGTTATGGGTTTACGGGTTGTGGGCTTGGGGTATGGGGTTTAGTTGGTTGGGCTATGGGTTTAGGTTTGGTTTCGGGCTTGGGCTTGTGGG AATCGAAACCGATTGCAAAGGGGAATCAGGTTCTAAACTCAGAAATTGAAGGAGCCGCGGAGTTGCTTAGAAAAGCAGAGAGGCCTCTAATTGTGTTTGGTAAAGGGGTTGCCCATGCGAGAGCAGAGAATGAACTGAGGAAGCTAGTGGAAACCACTGGAATCCCATTCTTGCCTACGCCAATGGGAAAAGGCTTGTTGCCAGATACCCATGAGCTTGCACCAAGTGCAGCTAG GCTTAATTGGCTGTTGCACTTTGGAGAGCCTCCCAAGTGGTCTAAGGATGTGAAATTTATACTGGAGGATATTTGTAAGGGTGAGATTGAGCTAAGGAAACCACATTTGGGTTTGGTCGGAGACGCAAAAAAGGTGTTGGAATTGATCAATAAGGAGATCAAGGACGACCCCTTTTGTTTGGCGAAGAATCATCCGTGGGTGGAAGCGATTTCCAAGAAAGCAAAGGAGAAT ACGCCCATGAGGATAATTAGAGATGCTATTTTGGGAGTGAGGAGCCCagctccaatattggtggcaGAGGGGCCTAATACGATGGATGTTGGGAGAGCTGTGTTGATTCAGACAGAGCCTAGGACTAGGTTGGATGCTGGCACTTGGGGGACAATGAGGGTTGGGTTGGGTTGGGTTATTGCATTGCAGCTGCAGTAG